A segment of the Streptococcus dysgalactiae subsp. dysgalactiae genome:
AGGTTATTTTGAACATGCTAAAAAAGCAAATCTTTCCTTTATTTTCCCCAAAAATAAACAAATCAGTTTTACAACTCCTCACTTTTATAGTCTATCTATCGATTCCTACCTTAAAGCTATCACCACTATCAATCAAAAAGAAGTCCACGTTTACACCAATAACAACAACGTTATTACTAATTACAATGCTAAGGAAGATGGCTCTCTCATCTTTACAATTCCTTATGACAAAGGATGGTCAGCTAAAAAAAATGGCAAGCCTATTCCTATTACAAAAGCTCAAGGAGGATTCCTAACCGTTTCTGTTGCTAAAGGAAAAGGTCAAGTTATTCTTACCTTTATTCCAAACGGATTTAAACTAGGCTTGATACTGTCTCTTTTCGGAATAATCTCGTATCTTTTCCTAGTCTACTATCAAGTAAGTCAGAAAAAGAAAAGACAGGTGACAAACGAAAAGGTCCACTATCCTTAAATGGGAATGATCCAGTTAGTTTTATACTTACTCTTAACACATTAAAAAGCTGTTCAACAACGAGCAGCTTTTTTGATGTCTATCACTTTCTTATAATTCGTCATAAGTCACATTCAGAAGCAATACAATACTCATCAGAGAAATAGTTGAAGTAGGCTTTTAGTTTCTTTTCTTACCAAATAAAAAAATCCTAAGATTATCTTAGGAAATATCTTATCACTTCGGCAGTAGGACTCGAACCTACGACATCATGATTAACAGTCATGCGCTACTACCAACTGAGCTATGCCGGAAAAAGAAAAAAATTGCCTCAATGACAATTTTGATAGTCCGTACGGGATTCGAACCCGTGTTACCGCCGTGAAAAGGCGGTGTCTTAACCCCTTGACCAACGGACCAGAAGTTTTGGAGAAATTCTCCTTAATACTCTTATTATTATATCAGATTGATTTTATTTGTCTACACTTTTTTCAAAAAAAATGTAATTTTTTTCAGGAACCTTTTCTATTCTTATTTTATTAGAAAAAATAATCAGACTTAGTAGCCTCCTCAAAATTAGCATTGACAGTCTTAGCTGATTTTTGTTAAAATAAGGTAGTTAAGGTCTCATAGCTCAGCTGGATAGAGCATTCGCCTTCTAAGCGAACGGTCGCAGGTTCGAATCCTGCTGGGATCATAAAACTAAGCACTGCTCAGCAGTGCTTTTTCTTTATTTCGTTATCTTTAGAGTTTCACATGAAACGTTATTTATGATATGGGCTGCCTTGAGCTATCATAAAAGCGCGATAGATTTGCTCAATCAAAACCAGACGCATGAGTTGATGGGGTAGGGTTAATAATCCAAAACTCATTAAGACATTGGCTCTTTTTTTAATTCTAGAATCAAGTCCAAGACTTCCTCCAATGATAAACGTAATATCTGAGTATCCTTTAACAGTCGTTTCTGAGATGAGTTGACTAAACGTTTCTGAAGGAAATGGCTTTCCTTCAATAGCTAATACGACTACAAAATCACGCTGTCCAACTTTCTTTTCAATCCGCTGAGCTTCCTTAGCCAAAATCATTTGGTTCTCAGCATCACTAGCTTTATCAGGTATTTTTTCATCAGTTAATTCAATGACCTCAAATTGACAAAAACGAGAGAGTCTTTTGTGATATTCTGAAATTCCATCTTTAAGGTATTTTTCTTTTAGTTTTCCAACACATATAAGTTTTACTTTCATAACTTTATTGTATCACAGAAAAACCTTTTTACACAATTTATCCACATGTTTATGACTTTTTTATCTTTTAAAAAGCCTGTATTATAGGCTTTCAATCCCATTATTTAAAAGTTTTCCACAAGTTGTGGATTACTTTTCTTTTTTCTTTTTTTAAGGTATAATTAAGCAAAGTTTTATAAGCTATGAGAAAATTATTCGGAGGTAAGGTCATGCCATCTATGAAACATATCTTAAAATCCTTAGGCATTTTACTCATTGGATTTTTAGGAGGATTGTTAGCAATTTTCACTTTTAATGCTACTCAACAGTCTTCCTCTACCTCACATACTAGTAGTGCGACGATGAGTAAGATGGTTTTTAATAATACTACTGACACAACAAAAGCGGTTAAAGTCGTCCAAAACGCAGTAGTATCAGTGATTAACTATCAAGCAGATCCTTCTTCATCTCTTTCTAATCCTTACACAAAACTCTTTGGAGAAAATCCAGCAAGAGAAGATAAAGATTCCGAATTAACAGTTTTTGCTCAAGGTTCTGGTGTCATTTATCGAAAAGATTCCAATCATGCCTATGTTGTGACTAATAATCATGTTATTGACGGCGCAAAACGAATTGAAATTCTTATGGCAGATGGAACTAAGGTAGTAGGAGAATTAATTGGTGCGGATACTTATTCTGACTTAGCTGTAGTTAAAATTTCTTCAGATAAGATTAAAACAGTAGCTGAATTTGCAGATTCTACTAAACTTAATGTTGGAGAAACTGCTATTGCTATTGGTAGTCCACTGGGAACTCAATACGCAAACTCAGTTACGAAAGGAATTGTATCGAGCCTAAGTCGTACCGTTACCTTAAAAAACGAAGATGGAGAAACTGTTTCAACAAATGCTATCCAAACAGATGCTGCTATTAACCCCGGAAATTCTGGGGGACCACTAATTAATATAGAAGGACAGGTTATCGGTATTAATTCAAGTAAGATTTCTTCTACTCCATCTGGTATTAATGGGAATAGTGGAGCTGTCGAAGGAATTAGCTTTGCTATTCCATCTAATGATGTCATTAAAATCATTAAGCAATTAGAAACCAACGGTGAAGTCATACGACCTGCTCTTGGTATCTCTATGGTTAACCTAAATGATTTATCAACTAATGCTCTTAGTCAAATTAATATCCCAACTAGTATCACTGGCGGCATTGTGGTTGGTTCTGTTCAAGAGGGAATGCCAGCAAGTGGTAAACTTGCCCAGTACGATGTCATTACAGAAATTGATGGGAAAGCTGTTAATTCAATAAGTGATCTTCAAAGTAGTCTATATGGCCATGACATTAACGATACCATCAAGGTAACCTTTTATAGAGGGACAACCAAGAAAAAAACAGATATTACCTTAACTAAAACAACTCAGGATTTGACCAAAAAGCAGTAACTAGGTCATTTATGGAAAATGTTCTTGCTAGATGTTCTGAAACCAAGTAAAGCAGTCCTTAGGGCTGTTTTACATTGACATAAAAAACTAGCTACCATTCATTGAAAGGATTCTATGACTGAACTATTGAAATCTATTCCAATTGAAGATATTGTAGCCAATCCCTATCAACCAAGGCTTCAGTTTAATC
Coding sequences within it:
- the rlmH gene encoding 23S rRNA (pseudouridine(1915)-N(3))-methyltransferase RlmH, whose protein sequence is MKVKLICVGKLKEKYLKDGISEYHKRLSRFCQFEVIELTDEKIPDKASDAENQMILAKEAQRIEKKVGQRDFVVVLAIEGKPFPSETFSQLISETTVKGYSDITFIIGGSLGLDSRIKKRANVLMSFGLLTLPHQLMRLVLIEQIYRAFMIAQGSPYHK
- a CDS encoding S1C family serine protease, whose product is MPSMKHILKSLGILLIGFLGGLLAIFTFNATQQSSSTSHTSSATMSKMVFNNTTDTTKAVKVVQNAVVSVINYQADPSSSLSNPYTKLFGENPAREDKDSELTVFAQGSGVIYRKDSNHAYVVTNNHVIDGAKRIEILMADGTKVVGELIGADTYSDLAVVKISSDKIKTVAEFADSTKLNVGETAIAIGSPLGTQYANSVTKGIVSSLSRTVTLKNEDGETVSTNAIQTDAAINPGNSGGPLINIEGQVIGINSSKISSTPSGINGNSGAVEGISFAIPSNDVIKIIKQLETNGEVIRPALGISMVNLNDLSTNALSQINIPTSITGGIVVGSVQEGMPASGKLAQYDVITEIDGKAVNSISDLQSSLYGHDINDTIKVTFYRGTTKKKTDITLTKTTQDLTKKQ